One genomic segment of Panicum virgatum strain AP13 chromosome 2N, P.virgatum_v5, whole genome shotgun sequence includes these proteins:
- the LOC120660071 gene encoding pollen-specific protein C13-like: MMARWPAAALFGAAVVTAAASCVLVAAVRDDDFFVEGSVYCDTCRAGFETNATTPIAGAKVRLECRHYKSASGAVERSAEGSTNATGQYRIELVDNRGAEEVCVVALVSSPMPGCGEKEVGRDRAPVALLTDAGLATTVRRANPLGFLKEQPLPNCGEILASYALRSAPSY; encoded by the coding sequence ATGATGGCGCGGTGGCCAGCGGCAGCGTTGTTCGGCGCAGCggtggtgacggcggcggcaagctgCGTCCTCGTCGCGGCGGTGCGGGACGACGACTTCTTCGTGGAGGGCTCGGTGTACTGCGACACCTGCCGGGCAGGGTTCGAGACGAACGCGACGACGCCGATCGCCGGCGCCAAGGTGCGGCTGGAGTGCCGGCACTACAAGAGCGCGAGCGGCGCGGTGGAGCGGTCGGCGGAGGGGTCCACGAACGCGACGGGGCAGTACCGCATCGAGCTGGTGGACAACCGCGGCGCCGAGGAGGTGTGCGTGGTGGCGCTGGTGAGCAGCCCCATGCCCGGGTGCGGCGAGAAGGAGGTGGGCCGCGACCGCGCCCCCGTCGCGCTGCTCACCGACGCCGGGCTCGCCACCACCGTGCGCCGCGCCAACCCGCTGGGGTTCCTCAAGGAGCAGCCGCTCCCCAACTGCGGCGAGATACTCGCGAGCTACGCGCTCCGATCCGCGCCCAGCTACTGA
- the LOC120660069 gene encoding dynamin-related protein 1E-like isoform X1 translates to MASMEGLIGLMNRIQRACTALGDHGGGGDLPTLWESLPTIAVVGGQSSGKSSVLESIVGTDFLPRGSGIVTRRPLVLQLHQTDDGSQEYAEFLHMPQTRFTDFARVRQEIADETDRLTGKTKQISPVPIHLSIYSPKVVNLTLIDLPGLTKVAVEGQPESIVQDIENMVRSYVDKPNCIILAISPANQDIATSDAIKLAKEVDPTGERTFGVLTKLDLMDKGTNALDVLEGRAYRLQNPWVGIVNRSQADINRKVDMISAREKEREYFESSPDYAHLASRMGSEYLAKLLSEHLESVIKARIPSITAVINKTVDELESELDTIGRAVATDPGAQLYTILDLCRAFDRVFKEHLDGGRSGGDRIYGVFDHKLPAAFKKLPFDRYLSVENVKKVVSEADGYQPHLIAPEQGYRRLIGTGLTYFRGPAEATVDAVHVVLKDLVRKSIGETEQLRRFPTLQTAIATAANESLERFREDGRSTALRLVEMEATYPTVEFFRNRPQDLPAADASSKAGAKRSAESPVPLDRYGDGHYRNIASNVSQYIRMVGDELLKTIPKAAVHCQVREAKRSLLNHFYVQIGKKEAGEFAHLLDEDPAMMERRQQCWKRLELYKSARDEIDSVAWSSNR, encoded by the exons ATGGCTTCCATGGAGGGCCTGATCGGGCTGATGAACCGCATCCAGCGCGCCTGCACCGCCCTCGGAGAccacggaggaggaggcgacctGCCCACCCTCTGGGAGTCGCTCCCAACCATCGCCGTCGTCGGAGGCCAG AGTTCTGGCAAGTCCTCTGTACTTGAGAGCATTGTTGGCACCGATTTCCTTCCCCGTGGATCGG GAATTGTCACTCGGAGGCCACTAGTACTGCAGCTGCACCAGACAGATGATGGATCCCAGGAATATGCAGAGTTCTTACATATGCCACAGACAAGGTTTACAGACTTTG CCCGTGTTCGACAAGAAATTGCTGATGAGACGGATAGACTGACTGGGAAAACTAAACAAATATCTCCtgtccctattcacctcagcaTCTACTCGCCAAAGG TTGTGAACTTAACATTGATTGATCTTCCCGGGCTGACAAAGGTTGCTGTAG AAGGACAGCCTGAAAGTATTGTTCAAGATATAGAGAATATGGTTCGCTCATATGTTGATAAG CCCAACTGTATCATTCTGGCTATATCTCCAGCAAACCAGGATATTGCGACTTCTGATGCAATTAAGCTCGCAAAAGAAGTTGATCCAACAG GTGAAAGGACTTTTGGTGTGTTGACAAAGCTGGACCTGATGGACAAAGGAACAAATGCTCTCGAT GTTCTCGAGGGAAGGGCCTATCGGCTGCAGAATCCTTGGGTTGGAATTGTCAACCGCTCGCAAGCAGATATTAATAGGAAGGTTGACATGATTTCTGCAAGGGAAAAGGAAAGGGAATACTTTGAAAGCAGTCCTGATTATGCACATTTAGCAAGCCGGATGGGTTCTGAATACCTTGCTAAGCTTCTTTCTGAG CATCTTGAATCTGTCATCAAAGCACGCATTCCTAGTATCACAGCAGTAATCAATAAAACTGTAGATGAACTTGAATCAGAGCTGGACACCATTGGGAGAGCTGTGGCTACTGATCCAGGG GCACAACTTTACACTATATTGGACCTATGCCGTGCTTTTGATCGCGTCTTCAAGGAACATCTTGATGGAGG GAGGTCAGGCGGCGATAGAATTTATGGTGTGTTTGATCATAAGCTCCCTGCTGCTTTTAAGAAGCTTCCCTTTGATCGCTATCTATCTGTGGAAAACGTGAAGAAGGTGGTCTCGGAAGCAGATGGCTATCAGCCCCATCTTATCGCCCCCGAACAAGGATACCGTAGGCTTATTGGAACTGGCCTTACCTATTTCAGGGGACCAGCTGAAGCCACGGTTGATGCG GTCCACGTTGTTCTAAAAGACTTGGTCAGGAAATCCATAGGAGAGACAGAG CAACTGAGAAGATTCCCCACTCTTCAAACTGCGATCGCGACCGCTGCTAATGAATCCCTGGAACGATTTCGGGAGGATGGGCGCAGCACAGCACTTCGTCTGGTGGAAATGGAGGCTACATACCCGACGGTGGAATTCTTCAGGAACCGTCCTCAAGATCTTCCTGCTGCGGATGCTAGTAGTAAGGCAGGAGCTAAGCGTTCAGCGGAGTCGCCGGTGCCTCTGGACCGCTATGGCGACGGGCACTACAGGAACATTGCCTCCAACGTGTCCCAGTACATACGGATGGTCGGAGACGAACTCTTGAAGACGATCCCCAAGGCAGCTGTCCACTGCCAAGTGCGCGAGGCCAAGAGATCTCTGCTGAACCATTTCTACGTGCAGATCGGGAAGAAAGAG GCCGGGGAGTTTGCGCATCTGCTGGACGAGGACCCGGCGATGATGGAGCGCCGGCAGCAGTGCTGGAAGAGGCTGGAGCTGTACAAATCTGCGAGGGATGAGATCGATTCTGTGGCATGGAGCAGCAACAGATAG
- the LOC120660069 gene encoding dynamin-related protein 1E-like isoform X2, giving the protein MMDPRNMQSSYICHRQARVRQEIADETDRLTGKTKQISPVPIHLSIYSPKVVNLTLIDLPGLTKVAVEGQPESIVQDIENMVRSYVDKPNCIILAISPANQDIATSDAIKLAKEVDPTGERTFGVLTKLDLMDKGTNALDVLEGRAYRLQNPWVGIVNRSQADINRKVDMISAREKEREYFESSPDYAHLASRMGSEYLAKLLSEHLESVIKARIPSITAVINKTVDELESELDTIGRAVATDPGAQLYTILDLCRAFDRVFKEHLDGGRSGGDRIYGVFDHKLPAAFKKLPFDRYLSVENVKKVVSEADGYQPHLIAPEQGYRRLIGTGLTYFRGPAEATVDAVHVVLKDLVRKSIGETEQLRRFPTLQTAIATAANESLERFREDGRSTALRLVEMEATYPTVEFFRNRPQDLPAADASSKAGAKRSAESPVPLDRYGDGHYRNIASNVSQYIRMVGDELLKTIPKAAVHCQVREAKRSLLNHFYVQIGKKEAGEFAHLLDEDPAMMERRQQCWKRLELYKSARDEIDSVAWSSNR; this is encoded by the exons ATGATGGATCCCAGGAATATGCAGAGTTCTTACATATGCCACAGACAAG CCCGTGTTCGACAAGAAATTGCTGATGAGACGGATAGACTGACTGGGAAAACTAAACAAATATCTCCtgtccctattcacctcagcaTCTACTCGCCAAAGG TTGTGAACTTAACATTGATTGATCTTCCCGGGCTGACAAAGGTTGCTGTAG AAGGACAGCCTGAAAGTATTGTTCAAGATATAGAGAATATGGTTCGCTCATATGTTGATAAG CCCAACTGTATCATTCTGGCTATATCTCCAGCAAACCAGGATATTGCGACTTCTGATGCAATTAAGCTCGCAAAAGAAGTTGATCCAACAG GTGAAAGGACTTTTGGTGTGTTGACAAAGCTGGACCTGATGGACAAAGGAACAAATGCTCTCGAT GTTCTCGAGGGAAGGGCCTATCGGCTGCAGAATCCTTGGGTTGGAATTGTCAACCGCTCGCAAGCAGATATTAATAGGAAGGTTGACATGATTTCTGCAAGGGAAAAGGAAAGGGAATACTTTGAAAGCAGTCCTGATTATGCACATTTAGCAAGCCGGATGGGTTCTGAATACCTTGCTAAGCTTCTTTCTGAG CATCTTGAATCTGTCATCAAAGCACGCATTCCTAGTATCACAGCAGTAATCAATAAAACTGTAGATGAACTTGAATCAGAGCTGGACACCATTGGGAGAGCTGTGGCTACTGATCCAGGG GCACAACTTTACACTATATTGGACCTATGCCGTGCTTTTGATCGCGTCTTCAAGGAACATCTTGATGGAGG GAGGTCAGGCGGCGATAGAATTTATGGTGTGTTTGATCATAAGCTCCCTGCTGCTTTTAAGAAGCTTCCCTTTGATCGCTATCTATCTGTGGAAAACGTGAAGAAGGTGGTCTCGGAAGCAGATGGCTATCAGCCCCATCTTATCGCCCCCGAACAAGGATACCGTAGGCTTATTGGAACTGGCCTTACCTATTTCAGGGGACCAGCTGAAGCCACGGTTGATGCG GTCCACGTTGTTCTAAAAGACTTGGTCAGGAAATCCATAGGAGAGACAGAG CAACTGAGAAGATTCCCCACTCTTCAAACTGCGATCGCGACCGCTGCTAATGAATCCCTGGAACGATTTCGGGAGGATGGGCGCAGCACAGCACTTCGTCTGGTGGAAATGGAGGCTACATACCCGACGGTGGAATTCTTCAGGAACCGTCCTCAAGATCTTCCTGCTGCGGATGCTAGTAGTAAGGCAGGAGCTAAGCGTTCAGCGGAGTCGCCGGTGCCTCTGGACCGCTATGGCGACGGGCACTACAGGAACATTGCCTCCAACGTGTCCCAGTACATACGGATGGTCGGAGACGAACTCTTGAAGACGATCCCCAAGGCAGCTGTCCACTGCCAAGTGCGCGAGGCCAAGAGATCTCTGCTGAACCATTTCTACGTGCAGATCGGGAAGAAAGAG GCCGGGGAGTTTGCGCATCTGCTGGACGAGGACCCGGCGATGATGGAGCGCCGGCAGCAGTGCTGGAAGAGGCTGGAGCTGTACAAATCTGCGAGGGATGAGATCGATTCTGTGGCATGGAGCAGCAACAGATAG
- the LOC120660070 gene encoding NEDD8-conjugating enzyme Ubc12-like isoform X1 produces MLQLEVAGSLELGSTALPLRAEGLRFISSPPSANLSLLLVSDSLLLPRRRRLGERRRHLSRLRPTLCRRRASTNKMINLFKIKGQKKEEAASAAGKAPVKKQSAGELRLHKDISELNLPKTTSISFPNGKDDLMNFEIIIRPDEGYYMGGTFIFTFQVSPSYPHEPPKVKCKTKVYHPNIDLEGNVCLNILREDWKPVLNINTVIYGLNLLFTQPNDEDPLNHEAAVVLRDNPKTFEANVKRAMAGGYVGQHYFPRCA; encoded by the exons ATGCTCCAGCTCGAGGTTGcaggctcgctcgagctcggctcgacAGCCCTCCCGCTCAGGGCTGAGGGCCTCAGGTtcatctcctctcctccctctgctAACCTTTCCCTTCTCTTGGTCTCGGACTCTCTCTTGCTtccccggcggcgacgactgggcgagcggcggcgccatttgtCACGTCTTCGCCCCAccctttgccggcgacgagcatccACCAA TAAGATGATTAATCTTTTCAAAATAAAGggtcaaaagaaagaagaggcgGCAAGTGCTGCTGGAAAGGCCCCTGTTAAGAAACAGTCTGCTGGGGAGCTACGCCTCCATAAAG ATATTAGTGAGCTCAACCTACCGAAGACTACATCGATTTCTTTTCCTAATGGCAAGGATGATCTAATGAATTTTGAGATCATCATCCGACCTGATGAAGGATATTATAT GGGAGGCACTTTCATTTTCACCTTTCAAGTGTCCCCATCTTATCCTCATGAGCCTCCAAAGGTCAAGTGCAAGACCAAG GTGTACCATCCAAATATTGATTTGGAAGGCAATGTATGTCTGAACATTCTGCGTGAAGATTGGAAACCTGTTCTTAACATCAACACTGTTATTTATGGCCTGAATCTTCTTTTCACG CAACCAAACGACGAGGATCCATTGAACCATGAAGCTGCAGTTGTCCTTCGCGACAACCCGAAGACGTTCGAGGCAAATGTTAAGAGGGCGATGGCTGGAGGCTACGTAGGCCAACACTATTTCCCAAGATGTGCTTGA
- the LOC120660070 gene encoding NEDD8-conjugating enzyme Ubc12-like isoform X2 → MINLFKIKGQKKEEAASAAGKAPVKKQSAGELRLHKDISELNLPKTTSISFPNGKDDLMNFEIIIRPDEGYYMGGTFIFTFQVSPSYPHEPPKVKCKTKVYHPNIDLEGNVCLNILREDWKPVLNINTVIYGLNLLFTQPNDEDPLNHEAAVVLRDNPKTFEANVKRAMAGGYVGQHYFPRCA, encoded by the exons ATGATTAATCTTTTCAAAATAAAGggtcaaaagaaagaagaggcgGCAAGTGCTGCTGGAAAGGCCCCTGTTAAGAAACAGTCTGCTGGGGAGCTACGCCTCCATAAAG ATATTAGTGAGCTCAACCTACCGAAGACTACATCGATTTCTTTTCCTAATGGCAAGGATGATCTAATGAATTTTGAGATCATCATCCGACCTGATGAAGGATATTATAT GGGAGGCACTTTCATTTTCACCTTTCAAGTGTCCCCATCTTATCCTCATGAGCCTCCAAAGGTCAAGTGCAAGACCAAG GTGTACCATCCAAATATTGATTTGGAAGGCAATGTATGTCTGAACATTCTGCGTGAAGATTGGAAACCTGTTCTTAACATCAACACTGTTATTTATGGCCTGAATCTTCTTTTCACG CAACCAAACGACGAGGATCCATTGAACCATGAAGCTGCAGTTGTCCTTCGCGACAACCCGAAGACGTTCGAGGCAAATGTTAAGAGGGCGATGGCTGGAGGCTACGTAGGCCAACACTATTTCCCAAGATGTGCTTGA